Proteins encoded by one window of Homoserinimonas aerilata:
- a CDS encoding RNA polymerase sigma factor, which translates to MATRATSSATTSKAAAATTKTSAAKAATTKKASKATDDEVVVDEAVKKPATKTAAKAPAKAAAPKKAATKPAAKAKAPAKAAAKDEDEAEGDKVDIDAPEVDDDEDSDKEDTSKDEKLPTGAIVLSMADEDDEVPVYSAAITGATADPVKDYLKQIGKVALLNAAEEVELAMRIEAGLFAEDKLASEGDKLSPTHKRELQWVARDGQRAKSHLLGANLRLVVSLAKRYTGRGMQFLDLIQEGNLGLIRAVEKFDYTKGFKFSTYATWWIRQAITRAMADQARTIRIPVHMVEVINKLARVQRQMLQDLGREPTPEELSRELDMTPEKVVEVQKYGREPISLHTPLGEDGDSEFGDLIEDTEAVVPADAVGFTMLQKQLESLLDSLSEREAGVIRMRFGLGDGMPKTLDQIGDTFGVTRERIRQIESKTMAKLRHPSRSQSLRDYLE; encoded by the coding sequence ATGGCTACCCGAGCCACATCATCCGCAACGACGTCCAAGGCGGCTGCCGCCACGACGAAGACCTCGGCTGCCAAGGCTGCGACGACGAAGAAGGCATCGAAGGCGACGGACGACGAGGTCGTCGTCGACGAGGCCGTGAAGAAGCCGGCCACCAAGACAGCTGCCAAGGCGCCAGCCAAGGCTGCTGCGCCCAAGAAGGCGGCCACCAAGCCCGCCGCCAAGGCCAAGGCTCCGGCGAAGGCCGCGGCCAAGGACGAGGATGAAGCAGAGGGCGACAAGGTCGACATCGACGCCCCCGAGGTCGACGACGATGAGGACTCCGACAAGGAGGACACGTCCAAGGACGAGAAGCTCCCGACCGGCGCGATCGTGCTGTCGATGGCCGACGAGGACGACGAGGTCCCGGTCTACTCTGCAGCCATCACGGGCGCCACGGCTGATCCGGTCAAGGACTACCTGAAGCAGATCGGCAAGGTGGCACTCCTCAACGCAGCGGAGGAGGTCGAGCTTGCCATGCGCATCGAGGCCGGCCTCTTCGCGGAGGACAAGCTCGCCAGCGAGGGTGACAAGCTCTCGCCGACACACAAGCGCGAGTTGCAGTGGGTGGCCCGCGACGGACAGCGTGCGAAGAGTCATCTGCTCGGCGCGAACCTGCGGCTCGTGGTCTCCCTCGCCAAGCGCTACACCGGTCGCGGAATGCAGTTCCTCGACCTGATCCAGGAGGGAAACCTGGGCCTCATCCGTGCCGTCGAGAAATTCGACTACACCAAGGGCTTCAAGTTCTCGACCTATGCGACCTGGTGGATTCGGCAGGCGATCACGCGCGCCATGGCAGACCAGGCCCGCACCATCCGCATCCCGGTGCACATGGTCGAGGTCATCAACAAGCTGGCCCGTGTGCAGCGGCAGATGCTCCAGGATCTGGGCCGCGAGCCCACACCGGAGGAGTTGAGCCGCGAGCTCGACATGACTCCGGAGAAGGTTGTGGAGGTGCAGAAGTACGGTCGCGAGCCGATCTCCCTGCACACCCCGCTCGGTGAGGACGGCGACAGCGAGTTCGGCGACCTGATCGAGGACACCGAAGCTGTCGTTCCCGCCGACGCTGTGGGCTTCACCATGCTGCAGAAGCAGCTGGAGTCCCTGCTGGATTCGCTCTCCGAGCGTGAGGCAGGGGTCATCCGGATGCGCTTTGGCCTGGGTGACGGTATGCCCAAGACCCTCGACCAGATCGGCGACACCTTCGGCGTCACGCGTGAGCGCATCCGCCAGATCGAGTCCAAGACGATGGCCAAGCTGCGCCACCCGTCACGCTCGCAGTCGCTGCGCGACTACCTCGAGTAG
- a CDS encoding coenzyme F420-0:L-glutamate ligase, with product MTVEANDGKQLVTEVDGVRYERIPIKTRLVVDGDDISQIVTEFAAPLVQAGDVLFVTEKIVAIAQGRAYPIDSVTPRPLARWLSQRVTKTPAGIGLGMPETMEMALQECGVPRIVFAAGVAAITKLFGRRGDFYRIAGTQARGIDGPTSGTIPPYNHYVVLAPAKPDAVARELRELLGGRAEVVIVDMNDLGGDIIGSTVSASVTKRIRSVLLDNPLGQGHQSTPMGIIRPAS from the coding sequence ATGACCGTTGAGGCGAATGACGGCAAACAGCTCGTCACGGAGGTCGACGGCGTCCGCTACGAGCGCATCCCGATCAAGACGAGGCTCGTCGTCGACGGCGACGACATCTCCCAGATCGTCACAGAGTTCGCCGCGCCGCTCGTTCAAGCAGGCGATGTGCTGTTCGTGACGGAGAAGATCGTCGCGATCGCGCAGGGCCGCGCCTATCCGATCGACAGTGTGACGCCGAGACCGCTCGCCCGCTGGCTCTCTCAGCGTGTGACGAAGACGCCAGCAGGCATCGGTTTGGGAATGCCGGAGACCATGGAGATGGCGCTTCAGGAATGCGGTGTGCCTCGTATCGTCTTCGCCGCCGGTGTTGCTGCGATCACGAAGCTGTTCGGTCGCCGAGGTGACTTCTATCGGATCGCGGGAACACAGGCACGGGGGATCGACGGTCCGACGAGTGGCACCATCCCGCCGTACAACCACTATGTCGTGCTGGCACCTGCCAAGCCCGATGCTGTTGCCCGAGAACTGCGCGAGCTGCTCGGAGGGCGTGCGGAGGTCGTGATCGTCGACATGAACGACCTCGGCGGGGACATCATCGGGTCCACCGTCAGTGCGTCGGTGACCAAACGCATCCGTTCGGTTCTGCTCGACAACCCGCTCGGCCAAGGGCACCAGAGCACGCCCATGGGGATCATCCGTCCCGCCTCCTGA
- a CDS encoding sugar-transfer associated ATP-grasp domain-containing protein, whose product MSKKSLDLGARLKYFVDRVRGFNGSALWSRARAVAAQHGKNPVAIVVDMLWSAAFRSAPFQDYVDWDFAILNRTERATYMTHAISNHLAMTFDEPAYRGLFHDKIEFNKTFDGFLGREWLDVREASAEELQDFVERHGVVMGKVPFSDSGHGVERYEAAATSDWAAFRSELLTKGQTLVEEYITQHPVLAAVCPGTANTTRVTTFFDGSTTHVLSMAQKFGRGQASDQQTFGGFYTMLDLDGASRGPGYDSHDGVHPTHPESGVSIPDFRLPMIDELFAFMQEIGRVVPQMRYVGWDVVIGEKGPVLVEGNWAAGVYENKPSITGIRTGSLPRYREVIGF is encoded by the coding sequence GTGAGCAAGAAGAGCCTCGACCTCGGCGCCCGCCTGAAGTATTTCGTGGACCGGGTCCGGGGATTCAACGGCTCCGCGCTGTGGAGCCGCGCGCGCGCTGTCGCCGCTCAGCACGGTAAGAACCCGGTTGCGATCGTCGTGGACATGCTGTGGTCTGCTGCATTCCGCAGTGCACCGTTCCAGGACTACGTCGATTGGGACTTCGCGATCCTCAATCGCACAGAACGCGCGACCTACATGACCCACGCGATCTCGAACCATCTCGCCATGACGTTCGACGAACCCGCGTATCGCGGGCTGTTCCACGACAAGATCGAGTTCAACAAGACATTCGACGGCTTCCTCGGACGCGAATGGCTCGACGTCCGCGAGGCGAGCGCCGAAGAGCTGCAGGACTTCGTCGAGCGCCACGGTGTGGTCATGGGCAAGGTTCCCTTCAGCGACTCGGGCCACGGCGTCGAACGCTACGAGGCGGCCGCCACAAGCGATTGGGCGGCGTTCCGCTCGGAGCTGCTCACGAAGGGCCAGACCCTCGTCGAGGAGTACATCACGCAGCATCCGGTGCTCGCCGCGGTGTGCCCCGGAACCGCGAACACCACGCGCGTCACGACCTTCTTCGACGGCAGCACGACGCATGTGCTCTCCATGGCGCAGAAGTTCGGTCGCGGCCAGGCCAGCGACCAGCAGACCTTCGGCGGCTTCTACACGATGCTCGACCTCGATGGCGCTTCACGTGGTCCCGGCTACGACTCCCATGACGGGGTCCACCCGACTCATCCCGAGTCGGGTGTGTCCATCCCCGACTTCCGCCTCCCCATGATCGACGAGCTCTTCGCGTTCATGCAGGAGATCGGACGAGTCGTACCGCAGATGCGCTACGTCGGCTGGGATGTCGTGATCGGTGAGAAGGGCCCCGTGCTCGTCGAAGGCAACTGGGCTGCGGGCGTCTACGAGAACAAGCCGAGTATCACGGGGATTCGCACGGGCAGCCTCCCCCGCTATCGCGAGGTCATCGGCTTCTAG
- a CDS encoding alanine racemase produces MVLDPYALHEAQVDLAAIRSNAASLIDGVDPERLVADLRADAYGHGLAEAASAVVDGGVRTLGVSSAEAAATLRQLDLGAAIVSLRGGRVSPIAGVEPSRGVEIDSLIASGPELYGLGDGFRPALRVRARVVAIKRIAAGEGVSYGHTFIAPRDTRLALVGIGYADGLDRSAGNRATAWCAGADRPIVGRVAMNASVLDTGSGIAAVGDHAVLLGDPTRGEPTAAGLAAQLQKSASEIVTMLGSHLPRRYA; encoded by the coding sequence GTGGTGCTCGATCCCTATGCGCTGCATGAGGCACAGGTCGATCTCGCAGCGATCCGGTCGAATGCGGCATCCCTCATCGATGGCGTCGACCCCGAGCGGCTCGTCGCCGATCTGAGGGCGGATGCCTATGGTCACGGACTCGCTGAAGCTGCGTCGGCCGTGGTCGACGGTGGCGTGCGCACGCTCGGCGTCAGTTCAGCCGAGGCCGCTGCCACGCTCCGGCAGCTCGATCTGGGCGCCGCGATCGTGTCCCTGAGGGGCGGGCGCGTGAGCCCGATCGCCGGGGTGGAGCCCTCACGCGGCGTCGAGATCGACTCTCTCATCGCATCCGGCCCTGAGCTCTACGGGCTCGGCGACGGCTTCCGGCCCGCTCTCCGCGTGAGAGCACGCGTGGTCGCCATCAAGCGCATCGCGGCAGGAGAAGGGGTGTCGTATGGCCACACCTTCATCGCCCCGCGCGATACCCGCCTCGCCCTCGTCGGGATCGGCTACGCCGACGGGCTCGATCGTTCGGCGGGCAACCGTGCGACGGCCTGGTGCGCCGGGGCGGATCGGCCCATCGTGGGCCGGGTGGCGATGAATGCCTCGGTGCTCGACACCGGCTCCGGCATTGCGGCGGTCGGTGATCATGCCGTTCTGCTGGGCGACCCGACCCGGGGCGAGCCGACGGCGGCCGGGCTCGCCGCACAGCTACAGAAGTCCGCATCGGAGATCGTCACGATGCTCGGCTCGCACCTGCCGCGGAGGTACGCATGA
- the alr gene encoding alanine racemase produces MNSRPKQVSAEAVIDLAAYERNLALLTSRIAPARLMAVIKSDAYGHGLVPIARAAVAAGVTELGVLELGPALALRTAGIGEAVRLFVWLFSPDDDLRAALDGGVELGISTVAELDAIIAASGAKPARIHLKIDTGLHRNGADPEDWPTLVASAVAAEQAGSVVLAGVWTHISEASDEEDSASIARFTEAIAIAEGLGASFSVRHLAASAAGFGRDDARFDMVRFGAFCYGIAPGSGIGPGELGLTPVMTLRAPIVSVDDDPDAAGHSIATIPIGYGDGILSECAGRVEVTVGGRRWPVIEVGVDALRLRVDRSAVSLGDTARLFGPGDDGEATLQEWADALGTIGEEIVVRISAAIPRIHIG; encoded by the coding sequence ATGAACTCGCGCCCGAAACAGGTTTCTGCTGAGGCTGTGATCGATCTCGCGGCCTATGAACGCAATCTCGCATTGCTCACTTCGCGGATCGCTCCGGCCCGGTTGATGGCCGTCATCAAGAGTGACGCCTACGGCCACGGCCTCGTGCCCATTGCCCGGGCTGCTGTTGCTGCAGGAGTCACCGAACTTGGGGTCCTCGAGTTGGGCCCCGCGCTTGCGCTGCGCACGGCGGGCATCGGAGAGGCCGTGCGTCTCTTCGTCTGGCTCTTCTCACCAGACGATGATCTGCGCGCTGCTCTCGACGGCGGTGTCGAACTCGGCATCTCAACGGTCGCCGAATTGGATGCGATCATCGCGGCGTCGGGAGCGAAGCCCGCGCGCATCCACCTCAAGATCGACACGGGTCTTCACAGGAATGGTGCCGACCCAGAGGACTGGCCGACGCTCGTCGCATCCGCCGTCGCTGCGGAGCAGGCGGGCAGCGTCGTCCTAGCGGGCGTGTGGACGCACATCTCCGAGGCATCCGACGAAGAGGATTCGGCGTCGATCGCACGATTCACCGAGGCGATCGCGATCGCGGAGGGGCTCGGTGCGAGTTTCAGCGTTCGTCATCTCGCGGCCAGCGCAGCCGGCTTCGGCCGTGATGACGCCCGCTTTGACATGGTCCGCTTCGGCGCATTCTGCTACGGGATCGCACCCGGCAGCGGCATCGGCCCGGGCGAACTCGGCCTCACTCCCGTCATGACATTGCGCGCTCCCATCGTCTCGGTTGACGATGATCCGGATGCCGCGGGGCACTCGATCGCGACCATCCCGATCGGCTACGGCGACGGCATCCTGAGCGAGTGCGCGGGGCGCGTCGAGGTGACGGTCGGCGGCCGGCGGTGGCCCGTCATCGAGGTCGGCGTCGACGCCCTGAGGCTTCGGGTGGACCGCTCGGCTGTGTCTCTCGGCGATACGGCTCGGCTGTTCGGCCCCGGTGACGACGGCGAAGCGACACTCCAGGAGTGGGCGGATGCGCTGGGCACGATTGGCGAGGAGATCGTCGTCAGGATTTCGGCAGCAATCCCGCGCATCCATATCGGCTGA
- a CDS encoding DUF7455 domain-containing protein, whose amino-acid sequence MSQITEETVERDSYQLTASDRCDSCGAQAYIRVAIGDSELLFCAHHGRRHQEKLEAIATEWLDESSRLLESNNA is encoded by the coding sequence ATGTCTCAGATCACCGAAGAGACCGTAGAGCGTGACTCCTACCAGTTGACCGCCTCCGACCGCTGCGACAGCTGCGGGGCGCAGGCGTACATCCGCGTCGCCATCGGTGACAGTGAGCTGTTGTTCTGCGCACACCACGGACGTCGGCACCAGGAGAAGCTCGAGGCCATCGCCACCGAGTGGCTGGATGAGTCCAGCAGGTTGCTCGAGTCCAACAACGCCTGA